CATGCAGCATTGTGATTATTTTCTGGACACTGTTGAACTAATTTGTATAAGATAACATGTATCAGAAAGCAAACTACATTTTCTTGGTCATTTGGCTTGTATTTATTGAAACTGACCAGTGAATTCCTTGTGGCAATATAATAGGCAACTGACCTGCATCATTTGctaaaaaaactaaggtgcacttAAAATGAGGTTCAGGCAAtgttattttactttaaaaatgtTAATGTTATTTAAAGACAATAACATTGTGCTTACTATtaaatcaaaaacaaaacataccaaAATCTGATATAATAAAAAATTCTAGGAACCCAATCATACATGGGGTGAAAATactatgaagaaaaagaaagcccTAGACAAATAATGTGAAAAGACAATTTGTTTCACATTACTGTCAATGCTGCATGTTGATtgatgaaaggaagaaaggaaaatcaaTTGAATGgagattataatgaagttttgtaAAAGAGGGCATGGTTGACTGACTGAGAGTGAACGAAATCACACTGCAAGAGGGAAGTTAATTTATAAACTCATGAACAACATATTCCACCTCTGTTGAGGTCATCTTCCACCTCTTCCAACATCTTCCACACCTTTGATCATAGATTCATGCAGATATCTATTTCTATGGCTAGCACatgttctttatatatttaaaCTTAGAAAGCTACCCAACTCCCAAATGACTCTGGGCACCTGTACATTTATACACCTATACAAGGCAAATAATTACAAAAAAATGCATCCAGACAAAACAATTCATTTCTttgatgaaatgaatgattgtaggATTGAATGCACATCTATTAAAAAATAACTTGGATGAATTAAAATATATGTAGAATTACAATGTTAGTCTTTGCCACGCATAATATAATCTCTGTAGAATATTTTGCATAGATTTTACTTTTGTCCTTTTCCTTTctgcaaaattaaaattatttgatGATGCATTACATCACAATTGTGAATGGCCCATGTGCATTaaggcatatacagtgatccctctattatcgcgagggttccgttccaagacccctcgcgataatcgatttttcgcgatgtagggttgcggaagtaaaaacaccatctgcgcatgcgcgccctttttttctatggccgtgggcgggcgagcggcgggcatcagcgaggagccggggtttcccctttgcgtgggcggccgagaagacccagggaaggtttcttcggccgcccagcagctgatctgctcggtagcgcagcagcagcgaggagccaaatcggggtttcccctttgcgtgggcggccgggaagacccagggaaggttccttcggccgcccagcagctgatctgctcggcgcagcagcagcgagcagacgaagatcggggtttcacagccgcccacgcaaaggggaaaccccggctcctcgctgatgcccccgctcgcccgcccgccgccctccagcaagagggggagagctagagaaagagagagaaggaaagaaagagatgacagagggaggaagagagtgtgagagaggaagaagcaagatagagaaagagagagagaaagaaagatgagaaaggaaggaagagagtgacgtcatcgggtggaaaaatcgcgatatagcgtttcgcgaagatcgagatcgcgaaactcgagggatcactgtattatattaagtaaataaaaaaatacatctaCTACAACATAATGGCTAGCCTACATACTAGGCTGAGACATGTAGTTTGTTTTTATGCACATGTCTCAGGGTGCTTAATATGATGTGTAATTCTAGCAATTATATCTTATACGAAAACCAAAGTATAGTGACTTTTTCATACATTAACTGATCGTGCTataggcaggggtttaaatagggagctctTTAACTCAGGAGTCACTAAGATTTTACTTGCTTGAGTTTCTGGTCAGACTGGAGTGAAAATTTTCCAGCTTCTCGGGAGTGAAAATTTTCCAGCTTCTCGGGACATAACACCATCCATTTCATCCCTTAAAAACTCCAACAGATTTGGACTCTGCATGTTGCTCAAAACCAGAATGGCTGTCAAGCAACAAAAAGTCTGCCTTTCTGGCATATACCAAGGAATCAGTTTTTAGACACAGGGCAAAATCTCACTGCTCACCTACAGATATTGTATATTCACGCATCCCAACAAAGCTGCCCCAGCAAAGACTTAGTATCTACCAGGATGAGAAAGTTGCAATTAGTAGTTGCTGAATGCACACTTGCAGATGGACAAATGCAAAACAGTGAATGGATGGATGGCCAGCCGGGATTGTTTAATGTGAATTTGGCTATTCAGTACTTATGCCCAAGGCAAAGAGGCTCGAAGCAGGATTTGCTTAGGAAGTTtttagaatattatagaatagaatagaattttttattggtcaagtgtgattggacacaaggaatttgtctttggtgcatatactctccgTGTATATACAGTGCACATACAgtgcgcatatgctctcaggctAGAGATCGTCTTCTGGGGGCTGAAGGGGAAGCTGAAGGCGACGGAAAGTTACAAGAGGTTCCAAACTGAGTTGCATAACGAGAGGCGCCGGCACGATGCGAGGGAGGCAAAAAGAGCGCGCAACTTAAAGCAAGCGTTAGCAGGGAGCAGCATCCAAACTGCTCCTTCGCCTTAGGGCTGCAAGAACTTTCTATCACTATACCAGCAAACAAAATCAAAAACGGGAATGGCTAATAACAATTCCGAAACAACACTGGGAAGCATGATCCCGCAGCCATCGGAACCCCTCGGCTTAGGTTCAAAAGCTCGCGGCTGCACAAACCTCTCTCGGGAAAAATGAGATCAGCAGCGGTCCCCGGGAAGGCAGCCCTGATCAATCGACCGAAGAGCAACACATCGCATTCCCAGGCCGAGGAGTTGAGGCGGATCCATTGCGCATGCGTAGGGTGGCctggatatttctctctctctttttctttctctctctcttttcgaGCCCCCGCCCCTCCGGCTTCGCGGCCGCTGCGGCCGTCTCCTGCGCTAGCTCCCCCTGTCGGCGAAGGCAATTTGCGGCTCGGCGCGTTCCATGGCCGGCAGCGGGGGATCATGACCGACTACGGGGAGGAACAACGCAATGAGTTGGAGGCCTTGGAGGCCATCTATCCGGACTCCTTCACAGGTAAGGGCAGCGAGTGGAAGACAGCGCTGGGCGGCGCGTGGGTTCCGCGGGGTGAcgacagcggcggcggcggcttgcaAGTTTCCAGCATGCGGCGAGGATTCTTCTGCCCCGGTTCTTCCTGTTAAAAAGAGtttttccctcctccctttttttttctggACTGGTTCATCCAGAACCCGATCCAGAACAAGCAGTGGCCACGCTGTGTTGTGAGAAGCCCGAGCGGGTTTCACTGGGTCGTGTGAATGCAGAAGCTCTGGATAAAGAATCCAGCTATTGGAAGCTCGCTTTGGATTGCCGGCTTCCCGAGGGATACGCGAGGCGGGCTCTGGCTCTCCTTTGGGACTACAAGGATCATTTCTAATCTCGTTGTCcaatctcattttttttcttccacaattTATATGGGGTGTGAGGTGGGGGGATTGCAAGAATAGGCTTAAGTTGGCGTGAACTAGGGGTGCTTGAACAGTAGGCGGCACAACTCCTCCCCTCGGATGTAGCCTCCTTAAAAAGTCATCAATTCGTTCATACGTATTTGATTTCCTGCACTCGAGTGTCAAAACTGTTTATTAAAACGTTTGTGATAGAATCTTCCCTTGGAATGTTTAAAAACaagtttggaataaagtttacagTAGAGCCATAAGCCAAAGTGCTTTAAAACCTATAAAACTTAAATTACCTGATTGTAGTTTCTTGCCCAAGTCATGGTAGCCATGTAGTGGttaggcagtgtttcccaaccttgtcaacttgaagatatctggacttcaactcccagaattccccagccagcactggctggggaattctgggagttgaagtccaaatatcttcaggttgacaaggttgggaaacacagggtTAGAGCATTAGCCAGAATTTGATTCAGATCCACTTCAACAGAAACTCATTGGATGATTTTGGatagctttcttttctttttttttctcagtccAGCCTAATGTCCCCAGATGGTGTTGTGGGAACTCTGGGCACCACCTTGAatttctaaagaaaaaccagtagTGTATGTAAAATTGCTATCACATCTCCTTCATTTTAGTCTTCTGGCTACACATACACATGTCCTTTCACTCATAAGGACCCTTCATCATTTTAACAACATAACTCCAATTTGTCACTGTCCTTTTTGAACAGTGGTATCGAAGACTGGACACAACATTCTAAATTATTTTCGACCAGAGTAGAATAGAGAGGAACAGTAATTTATTATTTGAACTCTGTGCTTAATGAATCCAGAGATGGCATTTGCCATTTTAACAAGTGCGTTACCCTGATGGCTTGTGTTGAGTTTGTAGTTGACAAGAATCTCTACATTCTTTTCAAAGGCGCCAAATCAGCTGTCTTTAATCCTAGGCTTACATTATACTTCCCCCCCCTATCGAGATATAGAACTGTACATTTTATACCTAGTTCAGTTCTATCCTGTTCGTTTCAGCCCATTACCTGGCtaggctttaaatattttaaaaatatttgtctcTTCTAAAGTataagctgccccccccccccttgttctgTGTCATCTGCAGATTTGATAAAGTTTCTCTTCAActccttcattcaattcaatGATGAAAATGATGGACCCAGGACAGAATCCTATGGCCCTCCATTTCACACTTCCCTCTAAAccagttccttgtgtgtccaataacacttggccaataaagaattctattctattctattctataaattatctttttaaaaaacacgtAAAAACAGTCAAATTTTCATATCAATTTCTTTTAACGTAAAGAACAGAATTTCAGCGGGTTTTTTAACTGTTAGGATTAAAGAAATTTCATGCCAAAGTTGCAGtggtattctttttaaaaaaacatacggAAAATAATTTTTCTTATCAATTCTTTTCTTCCACCACAGTGTTATCAGAAAATCCTACAAGTTTCACTATCACTGTAACATCCGAAGCGGGAGAAAATGATGAAAGTAAGTTGACTGCTTCTCAGTGTTTATTTGCGTggtgggggaaatgtctcagagAAAACAATTTTGTACAAATAATTGAAAGCAAGAGCTGATTTTTTTCAGCATGGAACAGTGACTGGCTTGGAAATCTGCAGTGCTAATACTGTATTGGAGAGTGTCTGCAAAAAATCCAAGTTTAAATCCTAATTCAAAATAAACCACTGGATTTTGGGCAAATTGTTGTCCAGGAGGAGTTTCAATGGAGCTTTCCAATAAtgtgaacattattattattatttttattatttattagatttgtatgccacccctttccaaagactcagggtggcccacaacaacaaaacagtacaaatccaataattaaaacaatttaaaacccttaatataaaaaaacccaatcatacatctcatacaaaccatacataaaacgaaaacGGCTCAGGGGaaacaatttccccatgcctgacgacagagatgggttttaaggagtttatgaaaggcaaggagggtgggggcaatcctaatctccgaggggagttgattccagagggttggggctgccacagaaaagactcttcccctgggtcccgccagaggacattgttttgttgacgggatccggagaaggccaactctgtgggacctaaccggtcgctgggattcatgcggcagaaggcggtcctgaaaatattctggtccgatgccatgaggggctttataggtcataaccaacactttgaactgtgaccggaaactgattggcaaccaatacagactgcggagtgttggtgtaacatgggcatacctggggaagcccatgattgctctcgcagctgcattctgcacgatgatAGCTGACcaagttccaggttgcttcttgaGTAAATTGATCAAGGAACCTGAGATTCATGGTATCCGACATGAGAAATGTTATCCGAATATCGTGCAGATAATTTCATAGTATTTTTAAAGTCTGGATTATAAACTTCAAAGCATACTTGTAAGTGGACAACAGACCCCTTGTTTGAATGCAAGTGAGTTGTTTATAAACTGAAACTCGCACTTCAATTTATATTTGGAGGCCAAAGGATATGTTAGTTCTTGTCCTTCTAGCATGGAAAGAAAAATGTCCTCCAAACGAGAGATCCAATTTGAAACTCTCCCAACAGGTAGCACCAGGCAATCAGAATTAGGgaaagaggagacatgataggagTAGATCAAGAATCTCCTTCTCTTCCATTTATCCTAAATCTCTATGAATATTAAAAGTTCGTTAAAAGTAATATTTAAAACCttgaaaaatgattttaaaaggaAGGTAGAAACTGCTACTTATCTGCTGTTAGCCAGCAGGAATGCAAAGGTGTTTTGAGTTAGATGCATTGTTTGTCTTTTGATCTTCCCACAAGCAATGATAATATTCCTAACTAAATAGTCAGTATTAATAATTACAGTTGGACATCTGAGCTACCTTTTTTCTGTTGCACTACAGCTGTTCAGACAACCCTCAAATTTACCTATTCAGAAAAGTATCCAGATGAAGTCCCATTATATGAATTGCTTGCACACGAGAATCTCGAAAATAATGATATTGGAGACCTATTAAAACTATTGCAGGAACAGGTAAGAAATATTCAGagcaatttgttttttcttgGTGCCAGTAGTTCTTCAGAGGCAATTCAGCTTTTATTTAATGAGTAAAAATACATGTGGCTTGAAAATCGGAAGATAAACATGTCATGATTAGATTTTTCAAGTTCAAGGTTAATAGATATTGCAGCTAATACAAATGAATGTAGGtacttcatatttatttattttataaaactgGGACCCACTATGTATTATGTGGGATTATTAGAATACCTTTTAATAAAagatatttcattttcatttttcattttattggatttgtatgccgcccctctccgtagactcggggcggctaacaacagtaataaaaacaatgtgcgacaatccaatactgaaaaactaaaaacccttattttaaaaaccaatcatacatacaacgtaccatacataaattgtggaagccgagggggaaagaatatcttaattcccccaagcctgacaacacaggtgggttttaagaagcttgcgaaaggcaagaagggtgggagctattctaatctctggggggagttggttccagagggccggggccgccacagagaaggctctccccctgggtcccgccaaacgacattgtttagttgacgggacccgaaggaggccaactctgtgggacctaattggtcgctgggattcgtgcggcagaaggcggtcccggagataacctggtccgatgccatgaagggctttataggtcataaccaacactttgaattatgaccggaaactgatcggcaatcaatgcagactgcggagtgttggtgtgacatgggcatgtttgggaaagcccatgattgctctcgcagctgcattctgcacgatctgaagtttccaaacacttttcaaaggtagccccatgtagagagcattacagtagtcgagcctcgaggtgatgagggcatgagtgactgtgagcagtgagtcccgatccaaatagggccgcaactggtgcaccaggcgaacctgggcaaacgccccccttgccacagctgaaagatgtttctctaatgtgagctgtggatcgaggaggacgcccaagttgcagactcttTCTGAAggggttaataattcccccccccccccagggtaatggttggacagatggaattgtccttgggaggcagaacccacagccactccgtcttatcagggttgagtgagtctgttgacacccatccaggccccaacagcctccaggcaccggcacatcacttccactgcttcactgactggatatAGGTGTTTATGTCATTTCATAATAACTATATTAAGTTTTGATGTTCATAAACTCTGAAATGCATTGGGCAGTTGAAAAAGAAATTCAATGGTAACCCAGCGCACTTTTAAAAATTGGTTTTGGAAAATCATTTGCTGCTATGTAAAGCATATGAATGAAAACTGCAAAGTTTTGTTGGTGATAGGATTTGTTGTGTTTTATGTTTCTATCTACTTTGAATTATGTTTTAAAGCCATTCTTACCACATTTCCTACATTTTTAGTGTAGCAGAAAGTATGATTTTTTAATGAGTTCTTTCAAATAAATCTATTTTCTCTTTGTATTTCAGTCAGAAGAGAATATAGGCATGGTAATGATCTTCACACTGGTGTCAGCTGTGCAAGAAAGACTGAATGAAGTAGTAGATCTCAtaaaaacaagaagagaagcagaaaagaaacagaaagaaaaagaggcagaGGAGGCAGAAAAGGTAATAAAATTCATCAACACATTgttataagaaagaaaaagtagcATTTGAAGAATTTGAGTCTGTAACCAGAGATTTTTTTCCCAGTGTTTCCAATCTATGATACCGATCACTGGAGAACAACAAGAGTGAtattggtggatggatggatgcatggataggGAGGGATGATAGCCTTCTCATCCAAAATCATGCAAGATTATACAATATAAACCTGTGGGTTGCGCTTTCTTGTTCCATGTTAAGAATCCAGAAGTTTAAGGCtcacttgttttttcttttcatggACCAATATTCTGTTTAatagaaatatatacagtgatacctcgtcttacaaacacctcgtcatacaaacttttcgagatacaaacccggggtttaagatttttttgcctcttcttacaaactattttcaccttacaaacccagttAAACGAACACTACATTGCTTAAGTGAATCTATTGTTTGCATTGAgcattttttttgccagaaattgaAAGTAAACATCTCCAAACACATTGCAAATTGCTGTTATATGAGCACTGCAAACAGTCATAAATGCAAACCAGTTGCTGAATGTGATCATATGACATTTGTGTGTGTATAGGTGTTGGAATTTTGAATCTGAGATTTTGGGgggtccattgtaactttgaattgtggccaagtgactagttgtaagttgaggattacctgtaatgtcCTATTTGTATACAGCTACACAAATGTACACAAATGTACAGCTACATTTGGCTTTGTCCTTTGTTTGTTTGCTCCTTTGTTGtgctatttatgtattttattttgaattctgTAGCCATTATGGTGATGCTGACAAAAAAAGACAACAAtggtttttaatctttgtatgccATTTCCCAATTCCCATTAAAGAATCTCAAAGTAATTGTTGTTGATACTGTCCACAGAACATTTTTCAGAACAATTCTGGCTGGGAATATAGTTGCCTCTGTTGCCTAGCTGTTTATGTGAGAGTAGGTTTGGTATATCAGAGCTGGAAAGCTGGTGACATTATTAGGCTGGTATTGTCCTTTGTTACATGTTTTGGAATTTTATCTTATTCTTCTCCATTTGTGTAGCAATGTTTTCATGGCACCCCTGTCACTATTGAAAACTTTCTACGCTGGAAGGCAGCA
This genomic window from Erythrolamprus reginae isolate rEryReg1 chromosome 1, rEryReg1.hap1, whole genome shotgun sequence contains:
- the RWDD1 gene encoding RWD domain-containing protein 1, whose translation is MTDYGEEQRNELEALEAIYPDSFTVLSENPTSFTITVTSEAGENDETVQTTLKFTYSEKYPDEVPLYELLAHENLENNDIGDLLKLLQEQSEENIGMVMIFTLVSAVQERLNEVVDLIKTRREAEKKQKEKEAEEAEKQCFHGTPVTIENFLRWKAAFDLELLEIKRKKMKEEEQCGKNKLTGKQLFETDHNLDTSDIQFLEDGGNNVEVDESLFQEMDDLELEDDEDDPDYSPVHLDSD